From Pelotomaculum schinkii, the proteins below share one genomic window:
- a CDS encoding stage V sporulation protein AE: MDNLSECKRKVILVTDGDRIAKRAVEVAAKNIGARCISASAGNPTRRSGKELVEMIKQAPNDPVVVMLDDRGFNGAGRGEEALAFITAHPEIQVLGVLAVASNTENVSGCTVDASITNSGKVIEGAVDKSGKPKHDPQEGDTVEIIDKLNLPLVIGIGDIGKMDGADEAGKGAPLTTRAFQTIIEKSGFAQDLAVLQPDGAL, encoded by the coding sequence ATGGACAATCTTTCTGAGTGCAAGAGAAAAGTCATCCTTGTTACCGATGGAGACCGCATCGCCAAGAGGGCGGTGGAAGTGGCGGCTAAAAACATCGGCGCCCGCTGCATTTCAGCCTCAGCCGGGAATCCGACCAGGCGGTCCGGAAAGGAACTGGTGGAAATGATTAAACAGGCCCCCAATGACCCGGTCGTGGTTATGCTTGATGACCGCGGGTTCAACGGCGCGGGGCGTGGCGAGGAGGCACTGGCTTTTATCACTGCTCATCCTGAGATACAGGTGCTTGGGGTGTTGGCGGTCGCCTCCAACACGGAAAACGTATCCGGCTGTACGGTAGACGCTTCTATAACCAACTCCGGAAAGGTTATTGAAGGCGCAGTCGATAAAAGTGGGAAACCTAAACATGATCCGCAGGAAGGTGATACTGTGGAAATAATCGATAAGCTTAACCTGCCCCTGGTGATCGGCATCGGCGATATAGGCAAAATGGACGGCGCTGATGAGGCAGGAAAGGGCGCGCCGCTAACAACAAGGGCTTTTCAAACTATAATCGAGAAAAGCGGTTTTGCACAAGACCTTGCTGTACTACAACCGGACGGCGCCTTGTAA
- a CDS encoding acyl-CoA dehydratase activase, with product MKGFLGIDVGSVSTNIVFLDEGGMVVEDIYLRTQGQPIATVQAGLKKLGARLPSGTIVRGVGTTGSGRHLAGLIVGADAVKNEITAHAVAASSLTPGVQTILEIGGQDSKIIILRNGVVNDFAMNTVCAAGTGSFLDQQAARLNIPIEKFGEYALLARAPVRIAGRCAVFAESDMIHKQQMGCSLPDILAGLCEALVRNYLNNLGKGKEILAPVVFQGGVAANVGMVRAFEKALDLSVQVPPYFNVMGAVGAAILAREAVARKGTSLFKGFGVADTSFRAGSFECSGCANLCEVVEISENNNILARWGDRCGKWSSTAGREEKIS from the coding sequence ATGAAGGGTTTTTTGGGTATAGACGTCGGCTCGGTTAGTACCAATATTGTCTTTTTAGACGAGGGAGGCATGGTTGTCGAGGATATCTATCTAAGAACCCAGGGGCAGCCTATCGCCACCGTTCAGGCAGGTTTAAAAAAACTTGGCGCCCGGCTTCCCTCCGGTACAATTGTCAGGGGGGTTGGCACAACCGGCAGTGGAAGGCATCTGGCAGGCCTTATCGTAGGCGCCGACGCCGTAAAGAACGAAATCACCGCCCACGCTGTGGCAGCCTCCTCACTGACGCCTGGCGTTCAGACCATACTGGAAATCGGCGGACAGGACTCCAAAATTATTATCCTGCGCAATGGAGTCGTCAATGACTTTGCCATGAATACTGTATGTGCCGCCGGTACCGGTTCTTTTCTCGACCAGCAGGCGGCGCGTCTGAACATACCGATTGAGAAGTTTGGGGAGTACGCCTTGCTGGCCAGGGCTCCTGTGCGTATCGCCGGCAGGTGCGCGGTGTTTGCCGAGTCCGACATGATTCACAAACAGCAGATGGGCTGCAGCTTGCCGGATATTTTAGCCGGTCTCTGCGAGGCTCTGGTCAGAAACTACCTCAACAACCTGGGAAAAGGCAAAGAAATCCTGGCGCCGGTAGTATTCCAGGGAGGGGTAGCCGCCAATGTCGGGATGGTAAGGGCTTTTGAGAAAGCCCTGGACCTTTCAGTCCAGGTGCCGCCTTATTTTAACGTTATGGGCGCGGTTGGCGCCGCCATACTTGCCAGGGAAGCTGTAGCCAGGAAAGGTACCAGCCTTTTTAAAGGCTTTGGGGTGGCTGATACCAGTTTTCGCGCCGGTAGTTTTGAGTGCTCCGGTTGCGCCAACTTGTGCGAAGTGGTGGAGATATCGGAAAACAATAATATTTTAGCGCGCTGGGGCGACCGCTGTGGTAAGTGGAGCAGTACGGCCGGCCGGGAGGAAAAAATTAGCTAG
- the xerD gene encoding site-specific tyrosine recombinase XerD, translating to MEKFLEEFIYHLSVERGLAANTLVSYRTDLKAYIAFCRKYSLVTMEQAGKDAIMSYLFQLQLDGRSPATISRHLAAIKSYYRFALNEGVVSKDPSQELESPKPPQRLPRVLTIEEVDLLLSQPNIGEPAGLRDKAMLELLYATGLRVSELVSLDLTNLNLENGFIRCFGKGSKERVIPLGDVAARFLREYLGRGRRKLEKSGKVSALFVNHRGQRLTRQGFWKIIKKYALKAKINTVITPHTLRHSFATHLLENGADIRSVQEMLGHTDISTTQIYTHLTKKRVREIYNRSHPRA from the coding sequence ATGGAAAAATTTCTCGAAGAATTTATCTATCATCTATCAGTGGAACGGGGGCTTGCAGCAAATACGCTGGTATCTTACCGGACCGATTTAAAAGCTTATATCGCCTTTTGCCGCAAGTATAGTTTGGTTACCATGGAGCAGGCCGGGAAAGACGCGATTATGTCATACCTCTTCCAACTGCAATTGGACGGGCGCTCGCCGGCTACCATATCCCGTCATTTGGCGGCTATTAAATCATACTACCGTTTTGCATTAAATGAGGGGGTCGTCAGCAAGGATCCCTCTCAGGAGCTGGAATCACCAAAGCCGCCCCAGAGGCTGCCCAGGGTCCTGACCATAGAAGAAGTGGACCTTTTACTGAGCCAGCCCAATATCGGGGAGCCTGCGGGTTTGCGGGACAAGGCCATGCTGGAGCTCCTTTACGCCACCGGGCTGCGGGTATCTGAACTGGTTTCACTCGACCTCACCAACCTCAACCTTGAAAACGGCTTTATCCGTTGTTTCGGCAAGGGGTCCAAAGAGCGGGTAATCCCGCTGGGTGATGTCGCAGCCCGCTTCCTCAGGGAATACCTGGGGCGCGGCAGGCGCAAACTAGAGAAATCCGGAAAGGTCTCCGCGCTTTTTGTCAACCACCGCGGCCAGAGGTTGACCAGGCAGGGATTTTGGAAAATTATTAAAAAGTACGCCCTCAAGGCCAAAATTAATACTGTCATAACCCCGCACACACTGAGGCATTCCTTCGCCACACACCTGTTGGAAAATGGCGCCGATATCCGTTCGGTCCAGGAAATGCTGGGGCATACTGATATCAGCACCACTCAGATTTATACTCACCTCACCAAAAAAAGGGTCAGGGAGATTTACAACCGCAGTCACCCCAGGGCCTGA
- the spoIIAB gene encoding anti-sigma F factor, whose translation MPLNNQMKLEFLSIPANISFARATVAAFASQLEFTLSDLEEVKVAVSEAVSNSIIHGYRNAPDRFIKIYAGLTENTLELSIEDDGRGIEDIDRALQPAFTTDPERLGLGFVFMQSFMENLQVDSLPGRGTMVRMSRRVGAGAVQNSREH comes from the coding sequence ATGCCGTTAAATAACCAGATGAAACTGGAATTTCTTAGCATACCGGCGAATATATCCTTTGCCAGGGCAACTGTTGCCGCTTTTGCCTCCCAGCTTGAATTTACCTTGAGCGACCTTGAGGAAGTTAAGGTTGCCGTATCAGAAGCGGTAAGCAATTCTATCATCCACGGCTACAGGAATGCCCCGGACCGTTTTATAAAGATCTATGCCGGACTGACGGAAAACACGCTTGAACTAAGCATAGAGGACGATGGCAGGGGAATAGAAGACATTGACAGGGCCCTGCAGCCGGCGTTTACCACAGACCCTGAACGACTGGGCCTCGGGTTTGTTTTTATGCAGTCTTTCATGGAGAACTTACAGGTCGATTCACTGCCAGGGCGTGGAACCATGGTCCGCATGAGTAGAAGAGTTGGCGCCGGGGCTGTCCAAAACAGCCGGGAACACTAA
- a CDS encoding D-alanyl-D-alanine carboxypeptidase family protein has translation MSWQKTKLILLFALLLAVFTGCQFAFAAELAAKANEPAKGTLETTAEAAVLLEPYSNKIIYEKEPDKRLPMASVTKLMTLLLATEAVEAGEFKLTDQVVASENAWEMGGSQIYLEPGEEMSLWDLLTAVGLQSANDASVAVAEHIAGSEDAFVEAMNDKAKSLGLENTHFVNCHGLTADDHYTSAHDLAVILKAGLENPLFKKITAMKEHELRGGAFKLWNTNKMLWWYDGADAGKTGWTEAAKYCLASSAERDGLRLICVVLGTAEPKSHFNESTKILDYGFARYKAVNMAEKGTSVGTVKVSKGQSASVDVLTSERAGVVVPKGEEKGFESKVELPGYISAPVLKGQEVGSYVVTKKGQEVLRVKLIAKDDVPKASIFLQMKRVIDSVY, from the coding sequence ATGTCCTGGCAAAAAACCAAGTTAATCCTGCTGTTTGCATTGCTTCTTGCCGTTTTTACTGGTTGTCAGTTTGCTTTTGCCGCCGAACTGGCAGCAAAAGCCAATGAACCCGCTAAAGGAACCCTGGAAACAACAGCCGAAGCGGCCGTGCTGCTTGAGCCCTATTCCAATAAAATTATCTATGAAAAGGAGCCGGACAAGCGGCTGCCCATGGCCAGCGTCACAAAGTTGATGACCCTGCTGCTGGCGACGGAAGCAGTGGAAGCGGGTGAGTTTAAGTTGACCGACCAGGTTGTGGCCAGTGAAAACGCCTGGGAAATGGGCGGGTCGCAGATTTATCTCGAACCTGGTGAGGAAATGAGCCTGTGGGACCTGCTCACAGCAGTAGGGCTGCAATCGGCTAACGACGCCAGCGTGGCTGTCGCTGAACACATTGCAGGGAGCGAAGACGCTTTCGTAGAGGCCATGAACGATAAGGCCAAGTCCCTCGGACTGGAAAACACCCATTTCGTCAACTGCCACGGCCTTACCGCGGATGACCACTATACCAGCGCTCATGACCTGGCCGTGATCTTAAAAGCAGGGCTGGAAAACCCGCTTTTTAAAAAAATAACCGCGATGAAGGAACATGAACTGCGCGGCGGCGCCTTTAAATTGTGGAACACCAACAAGATGCTCTGGTGGTACGATGGAGCCGACGCCGGCAAGACCGGTTGGACTGAGGCGGCAAAATACTGTCTGGCTTCCTCGGCGGAAAGAGACGGCCTCAGGCTGATCTGCGTTGTCCTAGGAACGGCTGAACCAAAAAGTCATTTCAATGAATCAACCAAAATTCTGGACTATGGATTTGCCCGTTATAAAGCGGTTAATATGGCCGAAAAGGGAACCAGCGTGGGCACTGTCAAGGTAAGTAAGGGGCAGTCCGCCAGTGTGGATGTCCTGACCTCGGAAAGGGCCGGCGTAGTAGTGCCAAAGGGTGAAGAAAAGGGGTTTGAGTCAAAGGTTGAACTGCCCGGATATATTAGCGCTCCGGTCTTGAAGGGCCAGGAAGTGGGGTCGTATGTCGTTACCAAGAAAGGCCAGGAAGTCTTGCGGGTTAAACTCATAGCCAAAGATGATGTCCCCAAAGCCTCAATATTCCTTCAAATGAAAAGAGTAATCGACAGCGTTTATTAA
- a CDS encoding acyl-CoA dehydratase activase-related protein — protein sequence MPLKVGIPRALLYYYYYPMWRVFFQELGAEVVLSQPSNKGLLANGLKNAVDEVCLPVKLAYGHVLDLAGKSDLLFLPRMVSIGRREYICPKFLGFPDMIRRIKGLPKLIDTNINLYKSSMEIYRAAHEVGKLFSGSSYKIWMAFLRSVKVHNQYFKLLQMGLMPTEAMAILEDRVENLPLPEPEDSFKVALIGHPYNIYDTYINMNIIKRLKEMGASIVTAEFLPDHAVNCASRCLPKKLFWTLGQRMAGAAFNYMKRPDVAGLVHIAAFGCGPDSMTGELIERSARSNGVPFLNITLDEHTGEAGLLTRLEAFMDMLRWRKAGAISM from the coding sequence GTGCCTTTAAAGGTTGGTATTCCAAGGGCTCTTCTTTATTATTACTACTACCCGATGTGGCGGGTCTTTTTTCAAGAACTGGGGGCCGAGGTAGTGCTCTCACAACCTTCCAACAAGGGGCTCCTGGCAAACGGGCTGAAAAACGCCGTTGATGAAGTATGCCTGCCGGTTAAACTGGCCTACGGTCATGTCCTGGACCTCGCAGGTAAGTCGGACCTCCTTTTTTTGCCCCGGATGGTCAGCATCGGGAGGCGTGAGTACATTTGCCCGAAATTCCTGGGGTTCCCGGATATGATCAGGCGGATCAAGGGACTTCCAAAATTGATTGACACCAATATCAATCTTTATAAAAGCAGTATGGAAATCTATCGGGCGGCACATGAGGTGGGGAAATTATTCAGCGGCAGCAGCTACAAAATATGGATGGCTTTCTTACGGTCGGTCAAGGTACATAATCAGTACTTTAAGCTGCTGCAAATGGGGTTAATGCCAACCGAGGCCATGGCTATTCTGGAAGACCGGGTTGAAAATTTACCCCTTCCTGAACCGGAGGATTCCTTTAAAGTAGCTTTAATCGGTCACCCCTACAATATCTATGACACCTACATCAACATGAACATTATCAAGAGACTGAAAGAAATGGGGGCAAGCATCGTAACAGCGGAGTTTCTGCCGGACCACGCCGTTAACTGCGCTTCCCGCTGTCTGCCCAAAAAACTGTTCTGGACGCTGGGCCAGCGCATGGCGGGAGCGGCCTTTAATTACATGAAACGTCCGGATGTGGCAGGGCTTGTGCATATAGCGGCGTTCGGTTGCGGCCCCGATTCTATGACGGGAGAATTAATTGAACGGAGCGCTCGCTCAAATGGTGTTCCTTTTTTAAATATTACTCTGGATGAACATACCGGAGAAGCCGGTCTCTTAACCAGGCTGGAAGCATTTATGGACATGTTGCGCTGGAGGAAAGCCGGAGCAATCTCTATGTAA
- the spoIIM gene encoding stage II sporulation protein M, producing the protein MLKSLRGFWGNSLRYSWPAYLIVVGVFAFGIITGAMGVKGIPFEQAQELTTYLEQFLQQAGMMEVDNTGALRDVMYNDLVLILEVYLLGLTVIGIPVMLGIIFTRGFVLGYCVAFLTNSKSLQGMALTCAAILPQNIILVPALLMGGVASLCFALLLVKRFYNSKTVIWPSFVIYSGLMCLVLAVSAGAGLVEVYLTPLLVKLTAAYLL; encoded by the coding sequence GTGCTTAAATCGCTGCGGGGCTTTTGGGGCAACTCGCTACGTTACAGCTGGCCTGCTTATTTAATTGTGGTGGGGGTATTTGCTTTTGGGATCATCACAGGCGCCATGGGTGTTAAAGGAATCCCGTTTGAACAGGCTCAGGAACTAACAACTTACCTTGAACAGTTCCTGCAGCAGGCTGGGATGATGGAAGTGGATAACACCGGTGCTCTAAGGGATGTAATGTACAATGACCTGGTTCTCATTTTGGAAGTATATCTCCTGGGTTTGACCGTTATCGGCATTCCGGTTATGCTGGGAATTATCTTTACCCGCGGCTTTGTTCTGGGATATTGTGTTGCTTTCTTAACCAACTCAAAAAGCCTGCAGGGGATGGCGCTGACTTGCGCGGCTATCCTGCCCCAGAATATTATCCTGGTTCCGGCGCTGCTAATGGGCGGCGTTGCTTCACTATGCTTTGCCCTGTTGCTCGTCAAGCGTTTTTATAACTCAAAAACAGTAATATGGCCAAGTTTTGTTATTTACAGCGGATTGATGTGCCTTGTTCTGGCTGTTTCGGCCGGGGCCGGCCTGGTAGAAGTATACCTGACGCCGCTCCTGGTCAAACTCACCGCCGCCTACCTGCTGTAG
- the sigF gene encoding RNA polymerase sporulation sigma factor SigF: MSSRLVEMNLPRFPLLKDKEMKELLQKAKNGDSYARDKLVNCNLKLVFNLVKRFQNRGYELEDLFQIGCIGLMKAIDKFDLGYDVKFSTYAVPMIVGEIRRFLRDDNPVKVSRSVKETAYKIQQTRELLTARLGREPTIGEIAGELSLSREEIVNALEAAQTPASIYETLHQDDGDPIYLLDQLKDSEDGETPWLESLSVSELLDKLPERDRQIITWRFFEDKTQSDIARRLSLSQVQVSRLERQALKKIKDLMDDSGE, encoded by the coding sequence ATGAGCAGCAGGTTGGTGGAAATGAACCTGCCACGCTTTCCTCTGTTGAAAGACAAGGAAATGAAAGAATTACTCCAGAAAGCCAAAAATGGTGACAGTTATGCCCGCGACAAGCTGGTCAACTGTAACCTCAAATTGGTATTTAACCTGGTCAAACGATTTCAGAACAGGGGCTATGAACTGGAAGACCTTTTTCAAATCGGTTGCATCGGGCTGATGAAGGCTATTGATAAATTTGACCTGGGGTATGACGTTAAATTCTCAACTTATGCGGTACCTATGATAGTTGGAGAAATCAGGCGATTCTTAAGAGATGACAACCCGGTCAAGGTTAGCCGCTCGGTCAAAGAAACAGCTTATAAAATACAGCAAACAAGGGAACTGCTTACGGCCAGGCTGGGCAGGGAACCAACAATTGGCGAGATCGCAGGTGAACTGAGTCTTTCCAGAGAAGAAATTGTCAATGCCCTGGAAGCTGCGCAGACACCCGCTTCCATTTATGAGACCCTGCATCAGGATGACGGTGACCCGATCTACCTGCTTGACCAGTTGAAGGACAGTGAAGACGGGGAAACACCCTGGCTTGAGAGCCTTTCGGTAAGCGAGCTTTTAGATAAACTGCCGGAAAGAGACAGGCAGATCATAACCTGGCGTTTTTTTGAGGATAAAACCCAGTCTGACATTGCCAGGCGGCTGAGTCTTTCACAGGTCCAGGTCTCAAGGCTGGAAAGACAGGCCTTGAAAAAAATTAAGGACCTGATGGATGACAGTGGTGAATAG
- a CDS encoding phosphopentomutase gives MKRVALVVLDSVGVGELPDAGKYGDTGSNTLCNIARSVGGLRLPNLAGLGLGNIIHIAGVPPAKKPAASFGRMAELSPGKDTTTGHWELSGLILERPFPVYPDGFPPELIRAYEERIGRKVLGNKVASGTAIIEELGEQHMATGLPIVYTSADSVFQIAAHEEIIPLEELYRICRIARELLTGEHAVGRVIARPFTGGPGNFKRTMNRHDFSLKPPGQTVLNLLKNNGIPVIAIGKIRDIFDGEGITDSIPTKGNTDGMEQIINMLKSVTGGLIFANLVDFDMLYGHRNNPRGYAEALEELDLRLPELLKLLREEDVLIITADHGCDPTTPSTDHSREYVPLLVYGKTLRGGIDLGVRETFADVAATIADSFGLKYSAGTSFWPQISAP, from the coding sequence TTGAAAAGAGTCGCCTTAGTTGTATTGGACAGCGTTGGGGTAGGGGAACTGCCGGATGCCGGCAAATATGGAGATACCGGCAGCAACACGCTATGCAATATCGCCAGGTCTGTGGGAGGATTGCGCCTGCCCAATCTGGCCGGCCTGGGCCTGGGAAATATTATTCATATAGCGGGGGTTCCTCCGGCAAAAAAACCGGCAGCGTCTTTCGGCCGGATGGCCGAGTTGTCACCGGGCAAAGATACCACGACAGGCCACTGGGAACTATCCGGTTTAATCCTGGAGCGGCCATTTCCTGTTTACCCTGACGGTTTTCCCCCTGAGCTGATTAGAGCTTACGAGGAACGCATAGGACGCAAAGTCCTTGGCAACAAGGTTGCCTCCGGCACAGCGATCATCGAAGAACTTGGTGAACAGCACATGGCGACAGGTTTACCCATCGTCTATACCTCAGCCGACAGCGTATTCCAGATAGCCGCACACGAGGAGATCATACCGCTGGAAGAATTGTACCGGATTTGCCGTATTGCGCGGGAGCTGCTAACCGGGGAGCATGCCGTGGGCAGGGTGATCGCCAGGCCTTTCACCGGTGGACCGGGGAATTTTAAAAGGACGATGAACCGGCATGACTTTTCATTAAAACCACCGGGCCAAACAGTGCTGAACCTGCTTAAAAATAACGGCATCCCCGTCATTGCTATCGGTAAAATCCGTGACATTTTCGATGGAGAGGGGATTACCGATTCCATTCCGACCAAAGGAAACACGGATGGCATGGAGCAGATCATAAATATGCTTAAATCGGTTACTGGTGGGCTGATTTTTGCCAACCTGGTTGACTTTGATATGCTTTACGGCCATCGCAATAACCCGCGGGGCTACGCTGAGGCACTGGAAGAACTGGACCTGCGTTTACCGGAACTGCTCAAGCTGCTGCGGGAAGAGGATGTGCTGATTATTACAGCGGACCACGGTTGTGACCCAACCACCCCGTCCACGGATCATTCCAGGGAGTACGTACCCCTCCTCGTTTACGGCAAAACGCTGCGCGGCGGGATAGATCTCGGGGTAAGGGAAACCTTCGCGGATGTGGCGGCCACCATAGCCGACAGCTTTGGCCTGAAATATTCTGCCGGCACAAGCTTTTGGCCGCAAATAAGCGCGCCTTGA
- a CDS encoding pyrimidine-nucleoside phosphorylase, with protein MRMVDLIQKKKQGGKLTRDEINFIISGYTSGEVPDYQMSALLMAIYFKGMDKEEIANLTLAYVDSGDKLDLTAIKGIKVDKHSTGGVGDKVSLVIIPLVAAAGIPVAKMSGRGLGHTGGTIDKLEAIAGFNTNLPGDKFISNVNAYKMAIAGQSANLTPADKKIYALRDVTATVDSIPLIASSVMSKKIASGADAIVLDVKVGSGAFMKSIDEAKELALTMVEIGKSLNRKTIAVITDMSQPLGNEVGNASEVKEAIEALAGKGAKDLTAVALTIAAHMTVLGGAFPDFEHAYNELERYIMSGKAIEKFKQFVEIQGGNPGFIDNPASLPKAKKHIEVKALKSGYVAAINAEAIGVAAMLLGAGRKKKDDRIDYSAGLTMVKKIGEYVRAGDTICILHSNLDEHEEAEAMVMNAYSFSDSQPSPIHFVYDVVQ; from the coding sequence ATGAGGATGGTTGACCTGATCCAAAAAAAGAAGCAGGGTGGAAAATTAACCAGGGATGAAATTAACTTCATCATTTCCGGCTACACTTCCGGAGAAGTGCCTGACTATCAGATGTCAGCCTTACTCATGGCGATATACTTCAAGGGTATGGATAAAGAAGAAATCGCCAACCTGACCCTTGCTTATGTTGATTCGGGAGATAAGCTTGATTTGACGGCAATCAAAGGAATAAAAGTTGATAAACATTCGACCGGCGGCGTTGGCGACAAGGTCAGCCTGGTCATTATCCCCCTGGTCGCAGCCGCGGGAATACCGGTTGCAAAAATGTCCGGCAGGGGTTTGGGTCACACAGGGGGGACTATTGACAAGCTGGAGGCAATTGCCGGATTTAACACCAACCTGCCGGGCGACAAATTCATTTCAAATGTGAATGCCTACAAAATGGCTATTGCCGGTCAAAGCGCCAACTTGACTCCTGCTGACAAGAAGATATATGCCTTGCGGGACGTTACCGCGACAGTGGACAGTATTCCTTTGATCGCGAGTTCGGTAATGAGTAAGAAGATAGCATCCGGCGCCGACGCCATTGTCCTGGACGTTAAGGTCGGGTCCGGAGCTTTTATGAAGTCAATCGATGAAGCTAAGGAACTCGCCCTGACTATGGTTGAAATAGGCAAATCGCTTAACAGAAAAACAATAGCTGTTATTACGGATATGAGCCAGCCTTTAGGCAATGAGGTCGGTAACGCCAGTGAAGTTAAGGAAGCTATAGAAGCGCTGGCGGGTAAAGGCGCAAAGGATTTAACCGCTGTAGCGCTTACCATAGCCGCTCACATGACTGTGTTGGGTGGCGCTTTTCCTGATTTTGAACATGCTTATAATGAGCTGGAACGATATATTATGTCCGGTAAGGCTATTGAAAAGTTCAAACAGTTTGTTGAAATCCAAGGGGGCAATCCCGGATTTATAGATAACCCTGCTAGTCTTCCCAAAGCGAAGAAGCATATCGAAGTGAAAGCTTTAAAATCAGGTTATGTGGCGGCAATCAACGCTGAAGCCATAGGAGTTGCGGCGATGCTCCTTGGAGCAGGCCGGAAAAAAAAGGATGACCGCATTGATTACTCCGCCGGATTGACCATGGTTAAAAAAATAGGTGAGTATGTCAGAGCCGGTGATACAATCTGTATATTGCACTCTAACCTTGATGAGCATGAAGAAGCCGAAGCTATGGTAATGAACGCATATTCATTCAGTGATAGTCAGCCAAGCCCGATTCATTTTGTATATGATGTGGTGCAATAA
- the mciZ gene encoding Z-ring formation inhibitor MciZ, with protein MAMRAGTNNVCEHIGTGESFRVKLYVQKGGVFLCGKPKEIRRLLQTYASRYRTVKELITHNLN; from the coding sequence ATGGCAATGCGCGCAGGTACAAATAATGTTTGCGAACACATTGGGACTGGGGAGTCTTTCAGGGTAAAACTTTACGTTCAAAAGGGAGGAGTTTTTCTTTGCGGCAAGCCAAAAGAAATCCGGCGCCTGCTTCAGACCTATGCCAGCAGGTACCGGACTGTTAAGGAACTAATAACTCATAATCTTAATTGA
- the spoIIAA gene encoding anti-sigma F factor antagonist has translation MQLTIEKGLAPVLLDIEFKQDTLLVRPGGELDLSVADFLRNNLEESLDREPARNIVLNLSKVSFVDSSVLGVFLGRYKRVSKNGGRVIIVSPQPQVRRILELSGLFRIMGESDSEAEALRKLG, from the coding sequence ATGCAATTAACTATTGAGAAAGGATTGGCGCCCGTGCTCTTGGATATTGAGTTTAAACAGGATACCCTGCTTGTCCGCCCGGGTGGGGAACTTGACCTTAGCGTAGCTGACTTTCTCCGAAATAACCTTGAAGAGTCTCTCGACCGGGAACCCGCCAGAAATATAGTTTTGAATCTATCGAAAGTATCATTTGTGGACAGTTCGGTACTGGGAGTATTTCTGGGCCGTTACAAGCGGGTTTCAAAAAACGGGGGTAGAGTTATCATTGTTTCACCTCAGCCTCAGGTTCGTAGAATCCTTGAATTGTCCGGTCTCTTCAGGATTATGGGCGAGTCTGACAGTGAAGCCGAGGCCCTGCGGAAACTAGGTTAG
- a CDS encoding dodecin family protein, which yields MHVIVSELVGESPDSWKGAVQSAISEASRTVKNIVAVEIVNFTANVENGRLVEYKANVKIAHTE from the coding sequence ATGCATGTTATAGTTTCAGAGTTGGTGGGGGAATCCCCCGATAGTTGGAAAGGCGCCGTCCAGTCTGCTATCAGCGAAGCGTCACGTACAGTGAAGAATATCGTAGCTGTTGAAATCGTGAACTTCACCGCCAATGTTGAGAACGGCCGTCTTGTTGAATACAAAGCCAATGTAAAAATAGCGCATACCGAATAG